One Ignavibacteria bacterium DNA segment encodes these proteins:
- the hemN gene encoding oxygen-independent coproporphyrinogen III oxidase: MNINLDILKKYDVPGPRYTSYPTAPQFNESFTHRYFVDEIIASNNEKTPPDLSLYFHIPFCDTLCYFCGCNMLITHDRKRVSTYIGYLKKEIDLVNKYLKTGRSVAQLHWGGGTPTHLTPAEINTLISYINHSFQIESNSENGCEIDPRGLSKEHLSALRSGGFNRISMGVQDFDEEVQKAVNRIQPEKMTKQVVGWVRELNFQSINLDLMYGLPFQKIKSFEKTLDATIEIAPDRIAVFNYAHVPWMKKHQALINPNDLPTPNEKLEILKLTVEKLTNARYIFIGMDHFAKSEDEMAVALHEKKMYRNFQGYSTNSGCDIYAFGVTAISQLENVYAQNWKSEKDYFSAIDKNQLPTWKGYRLSKDDLIRRTVIMKLMCDFELNIPKVNDELQINFNEYFSFGLENLKKMCEDGLVEIKNDSIKVSEMGRLLIRNIAMNFDGFIERKEDNARYSRTV; encoded by the coding sequence ATGAATATTAATCTTGACATACTCAAAAAATATGATGTGCCGGGCCCGAGATACACAAGTTATCCAACTGCACCGCAGTTCAATGAAAGTTTTACTCATCGATATTTTGTTGATGAAATAATTGCTTCCAATAATGAAAAGACTCCTCCAGATTTGTCTTTGTATTTTCATATTCCTTTTTGTGATACGCTGTGTTATTTCTGCGGATGCAATATGCTTATTACACATGATAGAAAAAGAGTTAGTACATATATAGGTTATTTAAAAAAAGAGATCGATTTAGTTAATAAATATTTGAAAACCGGCAGGAGCGTCGCTCAGCTGCATTGGGGCGGAGGTACACCGACGCATTTAACTCCTGCAGAAATAAATACTTTAATCTCCTATATAAATCATTCTTTTCAAATTGAATCAAACTCAGAAAATGGATGTGAGATCGATCCGCGAGGATTATCGAAAGAACATCTCTCAGCACTTCGTTCAGGAGGATTTAACCGCATCAGTATGGGGGTTCAAGATTTTGATGAAGAAGTACAAAAAGCGGTCAATAGAATTCAGCCAGAGAAAATGACAAAACAGGTTGTAGGGTGGGTGCGAGAATTAAATTTTCAAAGCATTAATCTTGATTTAATGTATGGGCTTCCGTTTCAAAAAATAAAATCGTTCGAAAAAACTCTCGATGCTACGATTGAAATTGCACCTGACAGAATTGCTGTATTTAACTACGCTCATGTTCCATGGATGAAGAAACATCAAGCATTGATTAATCCTAATGATCTTCCGACTCCGAATGAAAAGTTGGAAATACTCAAATTGACTGTTGAAAAATTAACCAATGCTAGGTACATCTTCATCGGGATGGATCATTTCGCCAAATCAGAAGATGAAATGGCAGTCGCTTTACATGAAAAAAAGATGTATCGGAATTTTCAAGGTTACAGCACTAATTCTGGATGTGACATTTACGCTTTTGGCGTAACGGCCATTAGTCAACTTGAAAATGTTTATGCTCAAAATTGGAAATCTGAAAAAGATTATTTTAGTGCTATCGATAAAAATCAACTTCCAACTTGGAAAGGCTATCGATTGAGCAAAGATGATCTAATTCGAAGAACTGTCATAATGAAATTAATGTGTGACTTCGAACTGAATATTCCAAAAGTCAATGATGAGCTGCAAATTAATTTTAACGAATATTTTAGTTTTGGCTTGGAGAATCTTAAGAAGATGTGTGAAGATGGTTTGGTAGAAATCAAAAATGACTCAATCAAGGTTTCGGAAATGGGCAGACTCCTGATAAGAAATATTGCGATGAATTTTGATGGATTCATTGAGCGCAAAGAAGATAACGCAAGATATTCGAGGACAGTATAA
- the hemH gene encoding ferrochelatase, which produces MNEKTAIILFNLGGPNNLESVQPFLENLFRDPDIFKIPLFQGLIAKVISMARAPKVKKEYDIIGGSSPINYWTERQRKLLEKSLQEGFDNIEVFTAMRYWHPLIKDVANEISKKYYKRVILLPLYPQYSFSTTNSAYREWKRVFTSSQIEEVFIKNFNTNKFYINAVNQRIDETLQKFPKEIQKDVQLLFSAHGLPESFVKKGDPYPSQIRETIKLVMEAREHSHEFHLCYQSKVGPVKWLKPSTENTIQTVIESGKKNLLIVPISFVCDHVETLYELDIEYRHIAEQLSVEKYVVMEGLNDSELFILALKEEICERL; this is translated from the coding sequence ATGAACGAAAAAACTGCAATAATACTTTTTAATCTTGGCGGTCCCAATAATTTGGAATCTGTGCAGCCATTCCTTGAAAATCTTTTTAGAGATCCTGATATATTTAAAATTCCTTTATTTCAAGGATTAATTGCAAAAGTAATCTCTATGGCTCGCGCCCCTAAAGTTAAAAAGGAATATGATATTATTGGAGGGAGTTCTCCCATCAACTATTGGACTGAACGACAGAGAAAATTATTGGAGAAATCCTTACAAGAAGGTTTTGACAATATTGAAGTGTTCACCGCAATGCGGTATTGGCATCCATTGATAAAAGATGTAGCAAATGAGATTTCAAAAAAATACTATAAAAGAGTTATTCTTCTGCCTCTTTATCCGCAGTATTCATTTTCGACAACAAATTCCGCCTACAGGGAATGGAAAAGGGTTTTTACATCTTCACAAATTGAAGAAGTCTTTATAAAAAACTTTAATACAAATAAATTTTACATCAACGCTGTAAATCAAAGAATAGATGAAACACTCCAGAAATTTCCGAAAGAAATTCAAAAGGATGTTCAGCTTCTCTTCAGTGCGCATGGTCTCCCAGAAAGTTTTGTAAAAAAAGGAGATCCTTATCCATCACAAATTAGGGAAACAATTAAGCTTGTAATGGAGGCACGGGAACATTCTCATGAATTTCATTTATGTTATCAAAGTAAAGTTGGACCTGTCAAATGGCTGAAGCCTTCGACTGAAAATACAATTCAAACTGTAATTGAATCCGGTAAGAAAAATCTTCTAATTGTTCCAATAAGCTTTGTATGTGATCATGTTGAAACTCTTTATGAACTCGATATCGAGTATAGGCATATCGCCGAACAGTTAAGCGTTGAAAAATATGTTGTAATGGAAGGTCTGAACGACTCGGAACTTTTCATTCTTGCACTAAAGGAGGAAATTTGCGAAAGGTTGTAA